A stretch of Brassica napus cultivar Da-Ae chromosome C6, Da-Ae, whole genome shotgun sequence DNA encodes these proteins:
- the LOC125589093 gene encoding phosphomannomutase/phosphoglucomutase-like has protein sequence MASSKTSSLVSSKTVVSLFLSSPRTVKSSFLSFTPASPSFKPLRTRSSNATKIDEVTNNILDEDMDQIRRLQNGSDVRGVALEGEKGRTVTLTPAAVEAIAESFGEWVAATESNVNGVIRVSLGRDPRVSGGKLSTAVFAGLARAGCLAFDMGLATTPACFMSTLLPPFEYDASIMMTASHLPYTRNGLKFFTKKGGLTSPEVEKICDLAARKYANRQTKVSTLIRTRPQQVDFMSAYSKHLREIIKERINHPEHYDTPLKGFQIVVNAGNGSGGFFTWDVLDKLGADTFGSLYLNPDGMFPNHIPNPEDKTAMSRTRAAVLENSADLGVVFDTDVDRSGVVDNKGNPINGDKLIALMSAIVLKEHPGSTIVTDARTSMGLTRFITERGGRHCLYRVGYRNVIDKGVELNKDGIESHLMMETSGHGAVKENHFLDDGAYMVVKIIIEMVRMRLAGSKEGIGSLIEDLEEPLESAELRMNILSEPRDAKAKGIEAIETFRQYIEEGKLEGWELDSCGECWVSEGCLVDSNDHPSAIDAHMYRAKVMDKKSGEEYGWVHMRQSIHNPNIALNMQSVLPGGCLSMASLFRDRFLEASGVARFLDISDIDNYIGCQS, from the exons ATGGCATCATCAAAAACTTCCTCTTTAGTGTCCTCAAAAACTGTAGTCTCTTTGTTTTTATCCTCACCGAGAACAGTCAAAAGCAGTTTCTTATCATTCACACCAGCTTCTCCTTCCTTTAAACCCCTCAGGACAAGATCCTCAAATGCAACCAAAATTGATGAAGTAACCAATAACATTCTCGACGAGGACATGGACCAGATTCGAAGGTTACAGAACGGTTCCGACGTGAGAGGAGTTGCATTGGAAGGAGAGAAAGGCCGGACGGTTACTTTAACCCCTGCAGCGGTTGAAGCAATCGCAGAGAGCTTCGGAGAATGGGTTGCGGCAACGGAGAGTAACGTAAACGGCGTTATTAGGGTTTCTCTCGGACGGGACCCACGTGTTTCCGGTGGGAAGCTGAGCACGGCCGTGTTCGCGGGTCTAGCTCGTGCAGGATGTTTAGCTTTTGACATGGGTTTAGCTACTACTCCTGCTTGCTTCATGAGCACGTTACTCCCTCCTTTTGAATACGATGCTTCAATAATG ATGACGGCGTCTCATTTACCGTATACAAGAAACGGTCTCAAGTTCTTTACCAAGAAAGGAGGACTAACGTCTCCTGAAGTGGAGAAGATTTGTGATTTAGCTGCGAGAAAGTATGCAAACAGACAGACCAAAGTCTCTACACTGATAAGAACTAGACCGCAGCAAGTCGATTTCATGAGTGCTTATTCTAAGCACCTTAGAGAAATCATTAAAGAGAGAATCAATCACCCTGAACACTATGATACTCCTCTCAAAGGATTTCAG ATAGTAGTGAATGCTGGTAATGGGTCAGGAGGGTTCTTTACGTGGGATGTTCTAGATAAGTTGGGTGCTGATACATTCGGTTCGCTCTATCTTAACCCGGACGGCATGTTCCCTAATCACATTCCTAATCCTGAAGACAAGACTGCAATGTCACGCACCCGAGCCGCGGTTCTTGAGAACTCCGCGGATCTTGGGGTTGTGTTTGACACGGATGTTGACAGGAGTGGAGTTGTGGATAACAAAGGGAATCCTATAAACGGAGATAAGCTCATTGCGCTTATGTCAGCTATTGTGCTTAAAGAACATCCAG GAAGTACAATAGTAACGGACGCTAGAACAAGTATGGGCCTAACTAGGTTTATAACGGAGAGAGGAGGGAGACATTGTTTGTACAGAGTAGGGTATAGAAACGTGATTGACAAGGGAGTAGAGCTCAACAAAGATGGCATCGAGAGTCATCTCATGATGGAAACTTCAGGACATGGTGCTGTTAAAGAGAACCACTTCTTAGATGATG GTGCATACATGGTGGTGAAAATTATAATAGAAATGGTGAGAATGAGACTCGCGGGGTCAAAGGAAGGTATCGGTAGTTTAATAGAAGATCTCGAGGAACCATTAGAATCAGCTGAGTTGCGGATGAATATTTTGTCGGAGCCAAGAGATGCCAAAGCAAAAGGCATTGAAGCCATTGAGACATTCAGACAATATATTGAG GAAGGAAAACTAGAAGGATGGGAATTGGATTCTTGTGGAGAATGTTGGGTGAGTGAAGGCTGCTTGGTGGACTCAAATGATCATCCATCTGCTATTGATGCTCACATGTACAG GGCAAAAGTGATGGACAAAAAGAGTGGGGAAGAGTATGGGTGGGTGCACATGAGGCAGAGCATTCACAATCCTAACATTGCTCTCAATATGCAATCAGTGCTTCCTGGTGGATGTCTCTCCATGGCAAGTCTTTTCAGAGACCG GTTTCTGGAAGCTAGTGGGGTAGCTAGATTCCTCGACATAAGTGATATCGACAATTATATCGGATGTCAATCTTGA
- the LOC125588546 gene encoding proline--tRNA ligase, cytoplasmic-like, with protein MATSDQPGTRDHDFCRTKWYDQLEEILTHKESDDEDLLNLKEDDELKEIADEYFCKESELGEGKNLLRDYLLKEMKKETRLVFSAKKDEDFTNCCSPVCRFSELVTVSDTKELYILEPSSTKIWKILRTYMNEALKELDGVEKKIFSCLLKCYSLEMERDHIEGFKPEVAWVTRAGEHDLLTPFSLRPTSETIIYPYNKTKIRTHCDLRMKVNQWVKVVRWEVSDPIPLIRGREFDWQEGHTTFATKEEAYDGVLEFLSIYSCVYEKLLAVPVIKGVKSGTEKFLGADYTTSVEVFIPTNGRGVQVATSHCLEKNIKSMVWQNSWGLSTRSIGAMAMTRGDEKGLVILPNMARYQAVVIHVPFKGADTKKIFGECKAGKTILQGAGVCAIGDERDNYACGWKYADWEMKGVLFIIEIGPSELEKNDVRIVRWGTGIKMDVVTMDVVKKVKDLMEESIQKVETWDEFKEALRQKKLSLSPWCDEVEMKNVVLKKSYASLVGICSVIDQRATSLSQIMDSVLLNGSEENGKFDIEEDSKSPKTHGKFRDVLRSVHLDDEEHGKKKRKRNTWIKFKGTRYLIGVQDLAKKDFKFKGENVESKLEGKACGASYPKDIWKVKEIGNMLV; from the exons ATGGCGACAAGTGACCAGCCTGGAACAAGGGACCATGATTTCTGCCGCACTAAATGGTATGATCAGTTGGAAGAGATTTTGACACACAAAGAAAGTGATGATGAAGATCTCTTGAATTTAAAAGAAGATGATGAGCTTAAGGAAATTGCTGATGAGTATTTCTGTAAAGAGTCTGAGCTTGGTGAAGGAAAAAAtctcttaagagattacttGCTCAAAGAGATGAAGAAAGAGACCCGTCTTGTATTCTCTgcaaagaaagatgaagacttcACAAATTGTTGTTCTCCTGTTTGCAGATTCAGTGAACTCGTAACCGTCTCTGACACAAAAGAACTCTACATTCTAGAGCCATCATCAACAAAGATATGGAAAATTCTAAGAACTTACATGAATGAAGCCCTCAAGGAGTTGGATGGCGTGGAGAAAAAGATATTCTCTTGTCTCCTAAAATGTTATTCTCTTGAGATGGAGAGGGACCACATTGAAGGGTTTAAGCCTGAGGTTGCTTGGGTTACAAGAGCTGGTGAACATGATCTCCTAACCCCATTCTCTCTACGTCCAACTAGTGAGACCATCATTTACCCTTACAACAAAACCAAGATTAGGACACACTGTGATCTTCGGATGAAGGTTAACCAGTGGGTTAAAGTTGTTAGATGGGAAGTTAGTGACCCTATCCCATTGATAAGGGGTCGTGAGTTTGATTGGCAGGAAGGTCACACTACCTTCGCCACCAAGGAAGAAGCTTATGATGGGGTTCTTGAGTTTTTGAGCATTTACTCTTGTGTCTATGAAAAACTTCTTGCGGTTCCTGTTATAAAAGGTGTAAAGAGCGGGACGGAGAAGTTTCTTGGTGCAGACTACACCACAAGTGTTGAGGTTTTTATACCAACAAATGGTCGTGGAGTACAAGTTGCAACCTCACATTGTTTGGAGAAAAATATAAAGTCAATGGTGTGGCAAAACTCGTGGGGTTTAAGTACCAGGTCGATAGGTGCGATGGCTATGACTCGTGGAGATGAAAAAGGCTTAGTGATACTTCCAAATATGGCACGTTATCAAGCAGTTGTGATACATGTTCCTTTTAAAGGTGCTGATACCAAAAAGATCTTTGGTGAATGTAAAGCCGGTAAAACCATCTTGCAAGGTGCTGGAGTCTGTGCTATAGGAGATGAACGAGACAACTATGCTTGCGGCTGGAAGTATGCAGACTGGGAGATGAAAGGTGTTCTTTTTATAATCGAGATTGGTCCAAGCGAGTTGGAAAAGAATGACGTGAGAATAGTAAGGTGGGGCACTGGAATAAAGATGGATGTTGTTACAATGGACGTGGTTAAAAAAGTGAAAGATTTGATGGAAGAAAGCATTCAAAAGGTTGAAACTTGGGATGAGTTTAAGGAAGCTCTGAGACAGAAGAAGCTGTCTTTATCTCCATGGTGTGACGAAGTTGAGATGAAAAATGTTGTGTTGAAAAAGTCTTACGCTTCACTGGTTGGCATATGTTCGGTTATAGATCAGAGAGCGACGAGTCTTTCCCAAATTATGGACTCTGTTTTGTTGAATGGATCTGAAGAAAATGGAAAGTTTGATATTGAAGAGGATTCGAAGTCTCCAAAGACTCATGGGAAGTTCAGAGATGTGTTGAGGAGTGTGCATTTGGATGATGAAGAACATggtaagaagaagagaaagagaaacacATG GATTAAGTTCAAAGGAACGAGATATCTCATCGGTGTACAAGACTTGGCGAAAAAGGATTTCAAgtttaagggggagaatgttgaaAGTAAGCTTGAAGGAAAAGCTTGTGGAGCAAGCTATCCTAAAGATATTTGGAAAGTGAAAGAAATAGGAAATATGCttgtttag
- the LOC106402937 gene encoding protein C2-DOMAIN ABA-RELATED 9, which yields MEDKPLGILRVHVKRGINLAIRDSTSSDPYVVVTLGNQKLKTRVINSNCNPVWNEQLTLSIKDVNDPIRLTVYDKDRFSGDDKMGDAEIDMRPFLEAHQMELDFQKLPNGCAIKRIRPGRTNCLAEESSITWSNGKIKQDMILRLRNVECGELEIMLEWTDGPGCKGLGREGSKKTPWMPTKRLD from the exons ATGGAAGATAAACCTCTGGGGATTCTTAGGGTTCATGTCAAAAGAGGGATCAATCTCGCGATTCGCGATTCCACTAGCAGTGATCCTTATGTTGTTGTCACGCTCGGCAATCAG AAACTGAAGACGCGTGTGATCAATAGTAATTGTAATCCAGTGTGGAACGAACAACTGACCCTTTCCATCAAAGATGTGAATGACCCTATCCGTCTG ACAGTGTATGATAAAGACAGGTTCTCGGGAGATGACAAAATGGGCGATGCGGAAATAGACATGAGGCCTTTCTTAGAAGCGCATCAGATGGAGTTAGATTTTCAGAAACTCCCAAATGGTTGTGCGATCAAGAGGATCCGTCCAGGGAGGACCAACTGTTTGGCTGAAGAGAGCAGCATCACCTGGAGCAATGGGAAGATCAAACAAGACATGATTCTTAGACTTAGGAACGTGGAGTGTGGGGAACTGGAGATTATGCTTGAGTGGACTGATGGTCCTGGCTGCAAGGGTCTTGGACGCGAAG GATCTAAGAAGACACCATGGATGCCAACTAAACGATTGGACTAA
- the LOC125588547 gene encoding uncharacterized protein LOC125588547, translating to MGSIDVQMFYGEDPEMWVEWIDAFFAAHNFTVFETRQFAYGFIEYDTMSWYRDETSRYGFSSWDDLKVRLLNLFGTSVRQEKEQLGHPILMDSLKQISHLLNRFKQRWKRKDDAKKSRLEKTFESDKAKKVESDDGGDDLIMRSACFCFSTDKGFKFEQTSRRIVLVMVAKSFKLDSPKSDTNEEMTTMSEDDWSKVDASTRNIQAKGEVEGNRLNSPEIAKKKKKKKKEQSENPEAEEKNNNGKERRKKKKQKGSKSDEVVTTLSRTSIKNHKLPRQVEVFVAESEESNEEEGEKVDIVSRKRFTEKEDELIKKTVLKYIDNHALGDKRINMVMSCKSHKQICNSLKEITAALPWRPYTEYQNKHGNEWRIFADAMGKHMNHVKDAWIQLTSKKKGFWTMEEYQILFDLVIKNLRIK from the exons ATGGGATCGATTGACGTTCAGATGTTCTACGGTGAAGATCCGGAGATGTGGGTTGAGTGGATCGACGCATTCTTCGCAGCTCACAACTTCACTGTTTTTGAAACAAGACAGTTTGCATATGGGTTCATTGAGTATGATACTATGTCATGGTATAGAGATGAGACTTCACGATATGGGTTTAGTAGCTGGGATGATCTGAAAGTCAGATTACTCAATCTGTTTGGTACATCCGTAAGGCAAGAGAAGGAGCAACTGGGACACCCCATCTTGATGGATAGTCTGAAACAGATAAGTCACCTTCTGAATCGTTTTAAACAAAGATGGAAAAGAAAAGATGATGCAAAGAAATCTCGGTTGGAGAAGACGTTTGAATCAGATAAAGCAAAAAAGGTCGAGAGCGATGATGGAGGAGATGATCTGATTATGCGAAGCGCATGTTTCTGCTTTTCAACAGACAAAGGGTTTAAATTTGAGCAAACGTCACGGCGAATTGTATTAGTTATGGTGGCGAAGAGCTTCAAGTTAGATTCACCGAAGTCTGACACGAATGAAGAGATGACGACGATGAGTGAAGATGATTGGAGTAAAGTTGATGCAAGCACTCGTAATATTCAAGCTAAAGGGGAG GTTGAAGGAAACCGCTTGAACTCTCCGGAAattgcaaagaagaagaagaagaagaagaaggagcaaAGTGAAAATCCAGAGGCTGAAGAAAAGAACAACAATGGAAaggagagaaggaagaagaagaagcaaaagggTAGTAAGAGTGATGAAGTTGTGACAACCCTTTCACGTACGAGCATTAAAAATCATAAGCTTCCTAGGCAAGTTGAAGTTTTTGTTGCGGAGTCTGAAGAAAgtaatgaagaagaaggagaaaaagTTGATATCGTAAGCCGTAAGCGTTTTACAGAGAAAGAAGACGAGTTGATAAAGAAAACTGTATTGAAATACATTGATAACCATGCTTTAGGAGACAAAAGGATAAACATGGTTATGAGCTGCAAATCACACAAACAAATCTGTAACAGTTTAAAAGAAATAACAGCTGCTTTGCCTTGGAGGCCATATACTGAGTATCAAAACAAACACGGCAACGAGTGGAGAATTTTTGCGGATGCAATGGGTAAACACATGAACCATGTGAAAGACGCTTGGATACAATTGACGTCTAAGAAGAAAGGCTTTTGGACGATGGAGGAGTACCAAATCCTATTTGATCTTGTTATAAAAAACCTGAGAATAAAATAG
- the LOC106406504 gene encoding protein C2-DOMAIN ABA-RELATED 7, giving the protein MEELAGLLRIRVKKGINLARRDSLSSDPFVVITMGTQKLKGRTVENNCNPEWNEELTLALKHPNEPVTLIVYDKDTFTSHDKMGDAKIDIKPFLEVHKLGLQELPDGTVIKRVLPTKENCLSEESRIVYHNGKIVQDMILVLRNVECGEVEIQLEWIEIPGGRGL; this is encoded by the exons ATGGAGGAGCTTGCAGGGCTTCTGAGGATCCGAGTGAAGAAAGGGATCAATCTCGCTAGACGTGACTCTCTAAGCAGCGACCCTTTTGTCGTCATAACCATGGGAACACAG AAACTGAAGGGTCGTACTGTGGAAAACAACTGCAACCCTGAGTGGAACGAGGAGTTGACACTTGCGCTCAAACATCCCAATGAACCTGTGACTCTG ATAGTGTATGATAAAGATACATTTACATCGCACGACAAGATGGGAGATGCGAAGATCGACATCAAGCCGTTCCTAGAGGTTCATAAACTGGGTTTGCAAGAACTTCCAGATGGGACAGTGATCAAGAGAGTTTTGCCCACCAAAGAAAACTGCTTGTCTGAAGAGAGCAGAATCGTCTACCATAATGGCAAGATCGTTCAGGACATGATTCTGGTGTTGAGGAATGTTGAATGCGGTGAAGTCGAGATTCAGCTGGAGTGGATAGAAATTCCAGGTGGTAGAGGACTCTAA
- the LOC106405445 gene encoding MLP-like protein 43 — MAEAATEIAKKMEEKEETPVTVAPTKTVEATSAEEGETKVTVAPPEKVEATSKPAEEEVKTTETSSLLGKLEAYVEIKASAEQFHNMFTARPHHVSKASPGYIQGCDLHEGDWGKPGSVIFWNYFHDGEAKVAKERIEAVDPEKNLITLRVIEGDLMKEYKIFLATLQVTPKHGGTGSIVHWHLEYEKISEEVAHPETLLQLCVEMSKEIDEHLLSEE; from the exons ATGGCGGAGGCTGCTACTGAAATTGCCAAGAAAATGGAGGAAAAGGAGGAGACGCCAGTGACCGTGGCACCAACCAAGACGGTGGAGGCTACAAGTGCCGAAGAAGGGGAGACCAAGGTGACGGTGGCACCTCCTGAAAAGGTTGAGGCTACAAGCAAACCGGCGGAAGAGGAGGTGAAGACAACAGAGACGTCTAGCTTGTTGGGGAAGCTTGAGGCATACGTGGAGATCAAAGCTTCCGCGGAGCAGTTCCATAACATGTTCACCGCGAGACCACACCATGTTTCCAAAGCATCTCCAGGCTACATTCAGGGTTGTGACCTGCACGAAGGAGATTGGGGCAAACCCGGGTCCGTCATCTTCTGGAACTACTTTCATG ATGGAGAGGCAAAGGTGGCAAAGGAGAGGATCGAAGCGGTGGATCCGGAGAAGAACCTGATCACGTTAAGGGTTATAGAAGGTGATCTTATGAAAGAGTACAAAATCTTCTTGGCCACGCTCCAGGTGACCCCTAAGCATGGTGGGACAGGGAGTATTGTGCACTGGCACCTTGAGTACGAGAAAATTAGCGAGGAGGTTGCTCATCCCGAGACTCTCCTCCAGTTATGTGTCGAAATGTCCAAAGAGATCGACGAACATCTCTTGTCCGAGGAATAA